TCATCCGGGGCACGGAGGTGGCGAAAAAGCAGGGCCTCTACGGCGCGGGCCAGGACCTCCTGAAGGACTCCTTTTCCGGAAACATCCGCGGCATGGGCCCGGCGGTCGCGGAGCTCGAGTTCGAGGAGCGCCCCGGCGAGCCGTTCCTCTTCTTCGCCGCGGACAAGACCGACCCCGGCGCCTACAGCCTGCCCCTCTACCTCTCGCTCGCCGACCCCATGTACTGCCCCGGCCTGATGCTCTCGCCCAAGATGAAGGACGGTTTCACCTTCACCATCATGGACGTGATGCACACCGAGGGCGACAAGGTTATCGAGCTGAACGCCCCCGAGGACCTCTACGATATCGCCACGCTGCTGCGGGACAACAGCCGCTTCGTCATCGAGAGCGTCCGCTCGCGCACGACGGGCGACGTCTGCGCCAGCGTGAGCACCTCGCGCCTCCACAACATCGCCGGAAAATACACCGGCAAGGACGACCCCGTGATGCTCGTGCGCACGCAGGGCGATTTTCCCGCAACCGGCGAGGTGCTGGCCACCTTCGGCATCGGCCATTACGTCTCCGGCTGCATGCGCGGAAGCCACACCGCGGCCCTCCTGCCGGTGCCGCACAACACGCCCACGTCCTATTTCGACGGCCCGCCCATCGTGTCCTGCCACGCCTTCTGCGTCCACGGCGGAAAGCTGACCGAGCCGGCCGACCCCTTCGCCCACCCCTTCTGGGACTCCGTCCGCGCCCATATCGCCGATAAAACCGTCGAGATGAGAAAGCAGGGATTCTCCGGCGCCGCCATGCTTCCCATGTCCGAGCTCGAGTACGGCGGCATCACCGACCGCCTCGGCAACCTCGAGAATAAATTCAAGGTCCGCAAATAAGGGCGGGAGGCGCGCCGACTTCGGCCAGGTTACATCGACAGAACGGGAAGGTACGTCTGGGAGCCGACTAAATAATTATGCCTTCCTCCCCACCACCACCCTCTCAAGCCCCGCGTAATCCTTAAGGACCGCTTCGAGCAAAAAGCCCGCCCGCTTCGCAAGCTCCCGCGCGGCGCCGGAGATCGTGGGAGATATTTCCATAATCAGAAAGCCGCCGCGCTTGAGCCGGACATGCGCCTCGGGAAGCAGGCGCTCGACGACGCTCGCAGGGCTCGGCTTTGCAAGAAGCGCAACGGACGGCTCGAACTCCCGCACCGATTTGTCGAGTGTTTTCCATTCATCCTCGCCGATGTACGGCGGGTTGGAAACGACGGCGTCGAAGGCCGCGTCCTCCGGGAAGGTGCTCAGCAAATCGCACGCGACGAGCCCGAGCGCGGCGCCGTGGGCCGCAGCGTTTCGGCGTGCGACGTCGAGCGCCTCGCGCGAAACGTCCGTCGCCACAATGTTCCACGAGGAACGTTTCGTCTTGAGCGCCACGGCGACGCACCCCGAGCCGGTGCCTACATCTACGATACACGCGGTCTCGCGCGGCAGGCGCCTGAGCGCCTCTTCCACCAGGAACTCGGTCTCGGGGCGCGGGACGAGGACGCGCTCGTCCACGTAGAACGAAAGGCCGAAAAATTCTTGCTTGCGAGTAATGTAGGCCGCAGGACATCCGGCGGCGCGGCGCTCCACCGCCTCCTCGAACCGCCGCGAGGCGTCCCGGTCGAGAGCACGCTCCGGGTGCGCCACCAACTGCTCGCGCCCGAGCCCCGCCGCGTGTGTGAGGAGATGCTCGGCCTCGCGCGCCGCTTCACCAACGCCCGCCCCCCGCAGGCGCTCCGCCGCCCGCCGAAGCGCTTCGTCCACGTTCACGGCCGTTTCCCCGCTCCCGCCGCCGGAAACGTTTCTTCCTCCCTCTATGGGCCTGAATCCTCGAGCGGCTCCCCCGCGCCGCCGACGCACCGATGGATGTAGACGCGCTCGCCGCGCGCCTCCACTGTGGCCACATGCTCCCACGAAGGCGGAGGATTCTCCGTCATGAAAGAGGCCCAGAGCGGGTCTTTCGCCTGCATATCCGCGTTGCCCCGGATGCGCGAGGCCGCGATGTAAAGGGGCTTATCGAGCGGCGCGCACGACTTAATGGGTACTGCCCCTCCCTGCGCCGCAAGGCCCGCATAGTACGTAATCCTCGGGTCGGCGCAGAGACGGTACGGCTCGCGGATGTGCTCCCGGAGCCAAAGCCCCGCGGCCTTGTGCTCGAGCCTCTGGTTTCGATACGCCGAGATCAGGAGCGTTCCGTTCAGAAGAAACAAGAGCACCAAGACGGCCGCTGGAATTTTTCTAACAAGCGCCCGGCTTCTCGCCGCCTTGACGGCGGAGTCCGCCCACGCCTCGAACGCAAGGAACCCTCCAGCGCACCACACGCACAGGAAGGGCATGAGCGTGGAAAGATAGCGCTCGTTGATAAAAAAGAAAACGTAGAGAAAAGAGGGAAGAAGGCCGAGGAGGGCGAGGAGATGAAGCGCCGGCCGGCGGTGCTCCCACGAGCGCGGCGAGGCGAAGAGCCCAAGTCCCGCGAAGACGAAAAGAAACGCCGGGAATCCATTGAGGCTGCCGAGGTACTGGAAAAAAATTTTCGTTCCGCTTCGGAGTTTCTTCACGACCATCCCCGGGTTATGGCGCATCGCCAGAAGAACGCTCCGCTGCTCGAAGGCCTCGTCTCCGTAAAGCTCGCGCGCCTTGGCCCAGGAGACGCCGTCCGGCACGGTGTTTCGGTCGAAGGCGTAGGTCGGGAACGCGCCCCCGCTCAGGCTCCACCGGCCCATGTGCTCATGGAGCCACAGCCAGTACGGAAGCGCCAGGGCCAGAAAACACACGAGGCCGCACAGGGCCTGGGAGAGCCGCAGGGGGAAATTTTCGCGGAAGCGCGGCGCGTTCCACCAGAGAATGAGCGCGGCCCAGAGCGCCGAGTGCACAATAGCCTCGGGACGCGAAAGATACGCAAGCGCGCCAAGGAGCCCCCACGCGGCGCAGCGCGGCCATGTCGGCGGGTCCCTCATAAGAAGCCAGGAAACCGCGGCCTGTGTGAAAAGGAATCCCAGAAGCAGCAGGTGCGTGTCCGAGGAAAGCACCACGGCGCTGAGGACGGGAAGAACGCTCACGAGCCCCATCGCGTACCATGCGGCCCGCTCACCGTAGAGCTCGAGCGCGAGCCACCCGACGGCCGCCGTCATCAGCGTGCCGAAGCCCGCGAAGACGACGTCAGATGTCGCCCATGTCGGGAGTACAAAGCTCACGAGCGCGGCAAGCCACGTAAGCGCCGGCACATGGAAGACGAGGGGTCGTCCCAAGAGGTCACGCATGCCTTCGCCGGCCAAGAGCGACTCGGCGGCGCGGTAGTATTGGGGCATCTCGTCCGTCACCACGACGCAAAGAAGCGCGGTGAGCAGACGAAAGGCAAAGGCGGCAAGGAGAATCCACCAAAACGAGGCGCTCGGCTTGACGGAAAAAAGGCTTCGGGGCATCGTCATGACGTTCACCCATCATACGGCTTTCGAGGAAAAGGTGTCAAAAAAAGCGCCGGCGACTTTATCGGGGCAGAATCGCCGAATCCCCGGTTTGTTACTTTTTCCAGGAAATATCTTCGACGCTGGCCAGGCGGTTCGCGGCGCGGGCGGCTACGAACAGAAGATCCGAGAGGCGGTTGAGGTAAGCCAAAATTTCAGGCGGCACCTTTTCACGCTGGGAAAGCGCCACGGCGCTCCGCTCGGCCCGGCGCACGATGGAGCGCGCAAGGTGAAGATTCGCCGCCGCAGGGCTGCCTCCCGGAAGGATGAATTCTCGAAGGGATGGAAGCTCCGCTTCGAGCCGGTCAATTGCCTGCTCGAGGCGCTGCACATCGGCCCGGGCCAGAGGCGGAGCGGTCTTGTGCCGCTGGGGCGGCGTCGCAAGCGCCGCGCCCACGCGAAAGAGATCGTGCTGGACGGGTTCAAGGAGCGCTTTCAGGCCGGAGTCTTCAAGGAGCGCCAGGGCCGTCCCCAGGGCGGCGTTCGCTTCGTCCACGCCGCCGTAGGCCGCAATGCGAAGATGGCTCTTCGGAACGCGCTCTCCGCCGATGAGCCCTGTTTCGCCGTCGTCGCCAGCGCGCGTGTAGATTTTCGTCACAAGAAAAGCTTAATCCTTTTAGCCGTTGCGCCGCAAGTTGCGTTCCCCTTGAACGAGGCCGGATCAATGTTCCAAAAGACTCCGCACGGCCTGCTCGACGGACGCGACCGCTTCCCCGAGGGGCGCCGCACGGGAGAGCGGGACGGCGCGGTAGGGAAGATCGAAAGGGGGGGTGCTGCGCTCTGGCGGGGACGCCGGATAAAGCGCCACCGTCGGCACCCGAAGGAGCCATGCCAGGTGAGTGGGGCCGGTGTCGCCTCCTACGTAGAGCGCGCAGCGCGCGATGAGCGCCGCAAGCTGCGGGAGCGTCGTCGTGGGGCCGAGGTGCGCACCCTCGCCGATCCGGCTCACGATGCGCCGGGCGAGCCCTTCTTCACCCGGGCCATGCCCGACCACGACGGCCGTGTCCCTGAACGCCGCAAGAAGCTGCTTCCCAAGCTCGGCGAAGCCCTCCTCGCTCCAGCGCTTGCGGGCTCCGTAGCGGCGCGTGCTCGCGCCCGGGAAGAAGAACGCGATGCGTTTTCCGCCAAGCGGCTCGACGGCCTCCCGCGCCCATGCCCGGGCGTCCGGGCAAAGAGGGAGCGTCCATTCGGCAAGCGGCTCTGCGCCGACGTGCTTCAGAAGACAAAACGTCTGCTCGACGCGGTTCGGCGTGTCGCAGGAAACGGCTTCCCGATAAAAAACCCGCGCGCCCTCGCGCGAGCCCGGGGGGGCGAGACCCACCTTGCGCGCTCCGCGCGCGGCCCGGAGGACAAGCGCGCTCTTGAGGCGGCCGTGGAAATCGAGCGCAAGGTCGTACTCGCGCGCCCGAAGGTTTTTCAAAAACTTCATCCACTTGCCCCATCCCCCGCGGCGCGGAAAATAGAGCCACTCGTCCACCTCGGGGTGCCCATCCAGGAGGGAGCGCGCCATATCCTGCGCCGCCCACACGATGCGGGCCCCGGGGAAAGCCTTGCGCAGCGCGTGGAGGGCCGGCAGCGTCCGCAGGATGTCGCCGAAGGCGCTCAGGCGAATCATCAGGATGTGCATGCCGTTGAGGGATTTGGGGTGCTGCGCCGGCGCGCTCCACCCGTGGAGCGGCGCGGCTATAGCAACTCGTCGAGCGTTTTCTTAATCTGGGTCTTCGGAACGAGGCCGTTGATCTGGGCCCTGGGCTGGCCGTCCTGAAAAACAATGATGGTCGGCACGCTCATGATATTAAAGCGAAGCGCCAAATTCTGATTTTCGTCAATCTCCACCTTGCAGACCTTCGCGCGGCCGTTGTAGCCCTGGGCAATCTCGGCAAGGATGGGCTCCAGCTGCTTGCAGGGGCCGCACCAGGTGGCCGAAAAATCCACGAGCACCGGGCCCTCCGTGCGGAGCACTTCCTGCTCAAAATTCTCGTCGCTCAAATGCACGATAGAGGCCATGGATTATTTCCGGCTCGCTTGCTTGCACGAGCAAGTTTCACGTTAGCACAAAAGCATAATGAATGCCACAGCGGGATTCTCCGTCTCTTGAAGCTCCGGCTCCCTCCTATCCGTACCGCACCATGCGCCGCCCGCGCTGCACCTCGCCCACGACAAAGAACCGCTCGCGCCGCCGCCGCAGGTGCGCTTCGAACGCCGCTCGATGGCGCGGAGAGACGGCCGCGACCATGCCGACGCCCATGTTAAAGGTGCGGTGCATCTCGGCGTCCGAAACGCGGCCCATCTCCTGGATGAGGCGGAAAAGCGGCGGCGTGCGCCAGGCCCGCGCGTCAATCGCGGCGGAGCGGCCCGCGGGAAGGATGCGCGGGAGATTGTCGGTCAAGCCGCCGCCCGTAATGTGCGCCAGCCCCTTGATCCAGCCCCGGTCGACGGGGCGGCGCAGCGTCTTCGCGTACGAGCGGTGCGGCCTCAAGAGCGCCTCGCCGAGCGTGGTGCGCAGCTCGGGAACGTACCGCGAAACGCGCCACCGCGCCCGGTCGAAGAAAACCCTGCGCGCCAGAGAATAGCCGTTCGTGTGAAGCCCCGTCGAGGGCAGCCCGTACAACACGTCGCCCGGGCGGATGCGCGCGCCGGTGATGATTTTTTTCCGCTCGACGACGCCCACGACGAACCCCGCCAGGTCGTATTCGCCCGGCGCGTAGAAGCCGGGCATCTCGGCCGTCTCGCCCCCGAGGAGCGTGACGCCCTCGCGCTTGCAGGCGCGGGCAAATCCCTTCACGACGTCCGCCGCGACGGACGGCTTCAGTTTTCCGCACCCCATGTAATCCAGAAAGAAAAGCGGCTGCGCACCCTGGACGAGGATGTCGTTGATGCAGTGGTTCACCAGGTCCTCGCCCACCGTGTCGTGGCGGCGCATCAGGAAGGCAATTTTCAGCTTGGTGCCCACGCCGTCCGTCGAGGTGACCAGGACGGGCTCCCTATAGCCGCGCGGGATTTTAAACAGGCCGCCGAAGGTGCCGACCTTGGAAAGGGCTTCCCTGGTGCGCGTCGCGTCCACGAGGCGCTTCATGCGCTTGTAGGCTTTTTCCCACCTGTCGAGCGAAACGCCGGCGGAGGCGTAGGTGAGCTTTTTCGTCATCTCTCAAACAGCCCGGGCTGCGGCGGCTCCTCCGCGGGGCGGGGGATGGGATATTCCCTCGTAAAGCATGCGTAACAGAACTGGTTGTCCGCCTCGACGGCGCGCTGCAGTCCCTCGAGGCTCAGGTAACCCAGCGTGTCGGCTCCGATCTC
The DNA window shown above is from Acidobacteriota bacterium and carries:
- a CDS encoding fructose 1,6-bisphosphatase → MPKITLSVLKADIGSIGGHIQPSRKLVEAVNRAAGELGKGLLDDFFVSFTGDDIAILAVHRRGENDEKIHKLAWDAFIRGTEVAKKQGLYGAGQDLLKDSFSGNIRGMGPAVAELEFEERPGEPFLFFAADKTDPGAYSLPLYLSLADPMYCPGLMLSPKMKDGFTFTIMDVMHTEGDKVIELNAPEDLYDIATLLRDNSRFVIESVRSRTTGDVCASVSTSRLHNIAGKYTGKDDPVMLVRTQGDFPATGEVLATFGIGHYVSGCMRGSHTAALLPVPHNTPTSYFDGPPIVSCHAFCVHGGKLTEPADPFAHPFWDSVRAHIADKTVEMRKQGFSGAAMLPMSELEYGGITDRLGNLENKFKVRK
- the trxA gene encoding thioredoxin, which produces MASIVHLSDENFEQEVLRTEGPVLVDFSATWCGPCKQLEPILAEIAQGYNGRAKVCKVEIDENQNLALRFNIMSVPTIIVFQDGQPRAQINGLVPKTQIKKTLDELL
- the prmC gene encoding peptide chain release factor N(5)-glutamine methyltransferase, which codes for MNVDEALRRAAERLRGAGVGEAAREAEHLLTHAAGLGREQLVAHPERALDRDASRRFEEAVERRAAGCPAAYITRKQEFFGLSFYVDERVLVPRPETEFLVEEALRRLPRETACIVDVGTGSGCVAVALKTKRSSWNIVATDVSREALDVARRNAAAHGAALGLVACDLLSTFPEDAAFDAVVSNPPYIGEDEWKTLDKSVREFEPSVALLAKPSPASVVERLLPEAHVRLKRGGFLIMEISPTISGAARELAKRAGFLLEAVLKDYAGLERVVVGRKA
- a CDS encoding cob(I)yrinic acid a,c-diamide adenosyltransferase; translation: MTKIYTRAGDDGETGLIGGERVPKSHLRIAAYGGVDEANAALGTALALLEDSGLKALLEPVQHDLFRVGAALATPPQRHKTAPPLARADVQRLEQAIDRLEAELPSLREFILPGGSPAAANLHLARSIVRRAERSAVALSQREKVPPEILAYLNRLSDLLFVAARAANRLASVEDISWKK
- a CDS encoding phosphoribosylformylglycinamidine cyclo-ligase, whose amino-acid sequence is MTKKLTYASAGVSLDRWEKAYKRMKRLVDATRTREALSKVGTFGGLFKIPRGYREPVLVTSTDGVGTKLKIAFLMRRHDTVGEDLVNHCINDILVQGAQPLFFLDYMGCGKLKPSVAADVVKGFARACKREGVTLLGGETAEMPGFYAPGEYDLAGFVVGVVERKKIITGARIRPGDVLYGLPSTGLHTNGYSLARRVFFDRARWRVSRYVPELRTTLGEALLRPHRSYAKTLRRPVDRGWIKGLAHITGGGLTDNLPRILPAGRSAAIDARAWRTPPLFRLIQEMGRVSDAEMHRTFNMGVGMVAAVSPRHRAAFEAHLRRRRERFFVVGEVQRGRRMVRYG
- a CDS encoding glycosyltransferase family 9 protein — translated: MIRLSAFGDILRTLPALHALRKAFPGARIVWAAQDMARSLLDGHPEVDEWLYFPRRGGWGKWMKFLKNLRAREYDLALDFHGRLKSALVLRAARGARKVGLAPPGSREGARVFYREAVSCDTPNRVEQTFCLLKHVGAEPLAEWTLPLCPDARAWAREAVEPLGGKRIAFFFPGASTRRYGARKRWSEEGFAELGKQLLAAFRDTAVVVGHGPGEEGLARRIVSRIGEGAHLGPTTTLPQLAALIARCALYVGGDTGPTHLAWLLRVPTVALYPASPPERSTPPFDLPYRAVPLSRAAPLGEAVASVEQAVRSLLEH